GACCGGCCTCGAGCGCTTCATGCTGCCCCTGCGCGGCGAGGGAAGCCACTTCTTCGCGTTGCGGGAGCCGCGGCTCGAGCGCGCCATCGGCGTCATCTACCGGCCCGAGACCGAACGGCAGAGCCACTATTTCTTCGCGCGGCTGCCGGTGCAGTTCGATGCACTGCTGCACTTCGACCGCAGCCGCGCGGTCGAACCGCTGGAGCGCGATGCGGCAGCAATGGACGCGGAGGTTCCTGAAACCTATCCATCGGGCCAGTAACCGCGCCCTTCACGCACTGCTCAGGCTGCTCAGTGCGTGACGATCACGCCTTCGAGCGGCTGCAGCACCAGCTCGCCAGCCACCGTTCCGGTCCGCTCCGTGTGGGTCGAGGCCAGCACCACCACTTCCGCTGGCAGCAGTTCGGGGTCCACCCTGGTCTCGGCGGTGGCGAAGTTCAGCAGCACGATCAGCCGCCTTGTTCCAGACGTTCTTGCATAGGCCAGCACGTCGGCGCCCGCATCGAGTTGCTCATGGCTTCCTTCGTGCAGCGCGGACTCGTGGCGACGCAGCGCGATGAGCCGCTTGTAGAGCTGCAGCATCGAGGCCGGATCGGCCAGCTGCGACTCCACGTTGCGCATGCCCCAGTCGCCGCCAAGGCGCAGCCATGGCGTGCCGTCGGTAAAGCCCGCGGCATGCGCGCGGCTCCACTGCATGGGCGTGCGCTGCGGATCGCGCCCGAGGCCCTTGCCTGGTTCGTTCTTCTCGAACGGGTCCTGCACTTCGCCGGGCGGAATGGGAACGTCGGTCAGGCCGATCTCGTCGCCGTAATAGAGCGTGGGTGTGCCGCGCAGCGTCAGGAGCAGCATCGCCGCGAGCCGCGCGCGCTCCTGGCCCACGCGGCTCGCGATGCGCGGCTTGTCGTGGTTGCCGAGCACCCAGTTGGGCGCCGCGCCATGTGGCAATGCGGCTTCGTAGGTGCGCACGATGCGGTCGATCTCGACGGCATGCCACGGCGCCGCGATGAGCTGGAAGTTGAACGGCAGTTGCACGCCCTGCAGCAGGCCTTCGGACGTGAGTCCGTAGTAGGCCATGAGCCGCTCGAGCGGAAGATAGAGTTCGCCGATCAGTACCCTGGCCGACGCCTCGTCGCTGAACGCATCGACCACGCGGCGCAACTCGGCGACGATCTCCTGCATCTCGGGGCGGTCCGTCGTGTAGAGCGCAAGCAGCTGGTGCGAGGGGTCCTGCCCCGGCTGGAAGGACGGGTTCGGCGGGTTGTCGCGGAACTGGTCGTCCTTGACGAGGTGGTACAGCACGTCGATGCGAAAGCCATCCACCCCGCGCCGCAGCCAGAAGCGCAGCACCTCGTACATCGCCTCGCGCACCTCGCGATTGCGCCAGTTGAGGTCGGGCTGTTCCTTCAGGAAGGAGTGGCAGTAGTACTGGCCGCTCGCTTCGTCGAAGGTCCATGCCGGACCGCCGAAATTGCTGAGCCAGTTGTTCGGCGGGCCGCCATCCGGCGCCGGGTCGCGCCAGAGATACCAGTCGCGCTTGGGGCTGGTACGCGAGGCGCGGCTCTGCACGAACCACGGGTGCTGGTCGGAGGTGTGGTTGGGCACGAAGTCCAGCACCAGCTTCAAGCCCGCGCGCCCCGCATTCCGCCGCGAGCGCATCGAAGTCTTCGAGCGTGCCGAAGCGCGGATCGATGTTGCAGTAGTCGGATATGTCGTACCCGAAGTCGGCCATTGGTGAGGGGTAGATCGGCGATATCCAGACGGCATCCACGCCAAGCTCGACCAGATAATCGAGCCGCTTGCGGATGCCGCGCAGGTCGCCGATGCCGTCTCCATCGCTGTCCTGGAACGAACGCGGATAGATCTGATAGACGATTCCGTTCTTCCACCAAGCATCGGCCGACATCGAGTTTCCTTTCGTGTGTTCCGTGTTTGCGAGGTTCCGATCTTCAGGAGGTTCCCCGGCATGATCAACGACCTTTGGTACAAAAACGCCGTGGTGTATTGCCTCTCCGTAGGAACCTTCATGGACTCCAACGGCGACGGCTGCGGCGACTTCGAGGGGCTGACACGGCGGCTGGAGTATCTTCACGGCCTGGGTGTCACCACCTTGTGGCTGATGCCCTTCCATCCTTCGCCGGGGCGGGACGACGGCTACGATGTTTCGGACTTTTACAACGTCGATCCCCGCTTCGGCACGCTCGGCGACTTCGTCGAATTCACGCATTCGGCTTCGCGCCTGGGCATGCGCGTGCTGATGGACTTGGTGGTGAACCACACCTCGGACCAGCACCCGTGGTTCCAGCAGGCGCACAAGGACCGGAACTCAAAATATCACAACTGGTACGTATGGTCCGACAGGAAGCCGCCCCGCTACACCGATGGCGTGGTTTTCCCGGGCGTGCAGAAATCGACCTGGACCTTCGACAAGACCGCCAGGCGCTGGTACTTCCACCGCTTCTATGAATTCCAGCCCGACCTGAATACGGCCAACCCCGAAGTGCAGGCGGAGATCCTGAAGATCATGGGCTTCTGGACCCAGATGGGCGTGTCCGGTTTTCGCATGGACGCCGTGCCTTTCGTGATCGGCGCGAAGGGCGCGAGGGTCGTGCGCCCGACGGAGAAGTTCGACATGCTGCGGCAGTTCCGCGAGCTGCTCCAATGGCGCCGCGGCGATGCCATCATTCTTGCCGAGGCCAACGTGCTGCCCAGGACCAACATGGCCTACTTCGGCGACGAAGGCGAGCGGCTTCACATGATGTTCAACTTTCCGGTCAACCAGAACCTGTTCTACGCGATGGCTGTCGGCGACTCGCGGCCGCTGGCCAAGGCGCTCGAGGCCACCAGGGCGCGTCCTGCTACATCGCAATGGGGCATATTCCTGCGCAACCACGACGAGCTCGACCTGGGGCGCCTGCGGGCATCGCAGCGCCAGCGCGTGTTCGCCGCCTTCGGCCCCGAAAAGGACATGCAGCTGTACGACCGCGGCATACGCCGCAGGCTGGCACCGATGCTCGGCGGCAACCGGCGGCGCCTCGAACTGGCCTACAGCCTGATGCTCACATTGCCCGGCACGCCGGTGATCCGCTACGGCGACGAGATCGGCATGGGCGACGACCTGAGCCTGCCGGAGCGCAACTGCGCGCGCACGCCCATGCAGTGGTCCAACGAGCGCCAGGGCGGATTCACCACCTCATCGAAGCCGGTGCTTCCGGTGATCACGGGCGGCGCGTATGGTTTCGAGCACGTGAACGTGGCGGCGCAGCGGCGCGATCCCGATTCGATGCTCAACTGGATGGAGCGCGTCTTTCGCATGCGAAAGGAAGTGCCCGAGATCGGATGGGGCGACTTCGAGGTGATTCCGAACGAGGAGCGCGCGGTGCTCGTCATGCGCTACGAATGGCGAGGCAACGCGGCGGTCTTCGTCCACAACCTGGGCGACAGTCCGCTGGAGATAAAGCTCGGGGCCAGGACACTCGGCAGGCATGGCGGGCAGCTGATCAACCTGCTCTCGAACGCGCACAGCCGCGCCAACTCGAAGGGGAAGCACTGCATGCTTCTGGAGCCCTACGGCTACCGATGGTTCCGTGTCGGCCCGCTCGACTACCTGCTCAAGCGCGAGGAGATGTGAGGCGCGCCGTTGCCGCGCGGGCCATGGGGGATTGCGCGAAGCGGGGCGAGCTCCGCATCTGACACACTACATGCGCAGCGCGGACCCCTCGCGATGCACGTCCATGCCAATGAACTTACCTGGTCTTCGGAACATCCGCATCAGCCTGAACACTCGCTTGAGCCTCGGCGTTGCCGCGGTGGTGTTGGCGGCCACCTTCGCCATTGCGACGGTTGCCCTGCAGCTGGTCAAGACCAGCATGAAGGCCTCGATCGAAAGCGAAACGTTCGCGCGCCTGTCGGCCATTGCAAACACGGTAGGCCAGAAGTTCGTCAGCCGCCGCACCCTGCTGGAGACCTTCGCCGACAGCGTGGCATCGAACGAATTCCCGGATGCGGCGGCGTTGCAGGCCTTCCTCGAGCGGCATCCATCGCTTCGCAAAGCCTTCAGCAACGTTGCGTTCTTCACGGCCGACGGCGACCTGATCGCCAGCTTGAACGGAGCGCAGCAGCCCGGCAGGGTGAACATCAAGGACCGCCCGTACTTCCAGCAAACGATCGCCTCGCGGGCCGGCGTAATCTCCGAACCCTATCTCAACCGTCTGAGCGGCCTGGCGCAGATTGCCATGACCGAACCGGTGCAGGATGCCGCCGGCCATGTGAGGTACGTGATCTCGGGCGCCCTCAACCTGAACGACCGCAACATCCTGGGCGAGCTCGCCGACGTGAAGTTCGGCGAAACGGGTTATCTGTTCATCACCAGCACGGAAGGTGTCGTGATCGATCATCCGCGTACCGAGCGCATCATCAACCAGACGGGCTTGAAGGGGGTGGGCAATCCCGAGATCGAACGTCCGATCGAAGGCTACGAAGGCGCGGCCGAAGGCGTCAACCATGCCGGCGTGCACGGCCTGTATGCCTTCAAGCGCGTCCAGCAGACGAACTGGGTGCTGGGGTCCATGTATCCGAGCGCGGAGGCATTCGCACGGGTCGGCGCCATCGAGCGTTCGGCCTGGATCGGCACCGTGGTGCTCGCGATGTTCGCGGGGGCCATTGCAATGGGCCTGGTGCGCCGGCAGCTCAGGCCGCTCACGCATCTGCACCGGCATATGCTCGACGTGGACAACCCGGCCCTGGAAACGGCCGTGCCGCGCACCTATCCGCACGACGAGATCGGCGACATCGCGCGCACCTTCGACACGCTGATGCGGCAGCGCAAATCGAGCGAGAAGTTCCTGCGCGACATCACCGACAACCTCCCCGCGATGGTGTCGCATGTGGATGCGCAGGGCCGCTACACCTTCGTGAACGCCTCGCTGTGCAGGAAGTTCGACCGCGGCGCGGCCCAGCTGATCGGCCGCACGGCGCAGAACATCGGCGACGATGAAGCGGTGGATGCCGCCGTCCGGCGCGTGCTGGCCGGCGAGGCCGTCAGCTTCGAAAGCCGGGGCAAGGCCGAGCACGGCGATGAAGACCGCTACTTCCAGACCGAACTCATTCCCGACCGCGACCAGGCCGGCCAGATTCGCGGCTACTACGCCATGGCCTCCGACGTGACCGAGCGCAAGCGAATCGAATTCAGCCTGGCCCACAGCGAAGCCCAGGTTCGTGTCATTGCGGACAACATCCCTGCCCTGGTCTCGCACGTCGATTCGTCTCTCAGGTACACCTTCGTCAACGCACAGATCAGGGCGCTGCACACGGACAAGGCGCTGATTGGCCAATCGATGCCGGAGGTTCGCGGCCCCTCGGATTTCGCGGTGGTGGCGTCCGCGTACGAGCACGCGCTGGCCGGCGAAACGGTGGTCATCGAGAAAGCCGGCGATCCCGCGCTGGGCATCGGCAACCGGACCTTCAAGGCCCACTACATCCCCGACCGGGACGCGGACGGCGTGGTGCAGGGGGTGTTCGCCATGACCTTCGACATCACCGACGAGGTGAACATACGCAAGGCCCTGACCGAACAGGAGAAGCGCCTGCGCGACGTGACCGACAGCATCCCGGCGCTGGTGGGCTACTTCGACAGCAAGGAGAACTGCCTCTTCGTCAACAGCCGGGCCAGGCGAATGGCCGGCCTGGGCGACGGCCCGCTCGACGGCGTCACCCTGCGCTCGGCCCTGGGCAAGGCGGTGCACGGGCAGATCCGGCCCTATCTTCCGCTGGTGCGCGAGGGCAAGTCGGTGCGCTTTCCGATCCAGGCGCCGTTCGATGGAAAGGATGGCTATTTCCAGGTCAATCTGGTGGCCGACGTGGACCTGCAGGCCAACAAGCTCGTCGGCTTCTATCTCATGACCTTCAACATCACGGCGCTGAAGCGGGCGGAGCTGCGGCAGGCCGAGAGCGAAAGGCGCCTGCGCACCATCACCGACAACCTGCCGGCACTCATCACCTACATCGACCGCGACGAGAAGATCACCTTTGCCAATGCCACCTACCGCGAATGGCTCGGCGTGGAACCCGCCGGCATCCTGGGCCGCCACTTGAGCGAGGTCGCGGGCCCCGAACTCTATCTCTCGCGCAAGCCCATGATCGCGCATGCGCTGGCGGGCGAGCGCGTGGAGTTCGAGGCGCAGACCCGGACCCAGGGTGTCGACCGAACCACCCGCGTGAGCTACGTGCCCGACATCGGCCCCGACGGCAGCACGCGCGGCATCTTTTCGCTGAGCCTGGACATCAGCGCGTTGAAGGCGGTGGAGCGCAAGCTGAGCGACCTGGCACGGGTGGATACGCTCACCGGGCTCGCGAACCGGCTCGCCTTCAACGAGTTCCTGCCCGGCGCCATCGCCCGCGCGCAGCGTTCGGGCCATGCGCTGGCGGTGCTGTTTCTCGATGTGGATCACTTCAAGACCATCAACGACACGCTCGGCCATGCCACCGGGGACGGCGTGCTGGGGGAATATGCGCGGCGCCTGCTGGCCAGCGTGCGAACCACCGACACCGTGGCGCGCCTGGCCGGCGACGAGTTCGTGGTCGTGCTGGAGAGCGTGCACACGCGGGAAGCCGCCGTGGCCGTCGCGCGCAAGATCGTCCAGCAGGTCGGCACCGCCGCCTTCGAGGTGGACGGCCGCAGCCTGAAGGTCACGACCAGCATCGGCATCGCCTTCCACCAGGCGGCCGACGCCCCGGTCGGCGCCGCCGATCTGCTGGCGCGCGCCGACGCCGCGCTCTATCGCGCAAAGGCCGCGGGGCGCAACACCTTCGGCTTCTCCGATTGAGAACTTTGGTAGCCGTTGCGCATGCGTTCGTGCGCGGCAGCGGGCGCATCCCTGCTGACAAGCCCGCCCGGGCGGCCTCAGAATCCTCCTCACAGGAGAAATCACTTCATGTCCCCCACCGAAATCGTCACGCCCGAGCAATTGCTGCACGCACTGGAGGTTCAGAGCCACATGCCGATCCTGCGCATCGGCCAGGCCCTCATGGCCCTGGGCCTGCTCAACGAAGAGCAGCTGCGCGCCGGCCTGGCACAGCAGCAGCTCGACCGCAGCGTGCCGCTGGGCGAAACCCTGGTGCGCATGGCGCGTGGTGACGCGGGCCCAGCTGCAGACCGCGCTGGTGCGCAAGATGGGTTATCCGCTCGTGAACCTGCACGAGTTTCCGGTTGCCGTGGACGCCTTGCGCACCATCAGCCATGGCGTCGCGCGGCGCCTGCAGGTGATGCCGCTCATGGTCCATGAGGGACGCCTCATCCTCGCGATGGACGATCCGGCCAGCCGCCACGCGGCCGTCGACGAAGTGGAGTTCATCAGCCAGAAGAAGGTGGTGCCGGTGATCGGCGAATGCCTGGTGCTGGACACCGTGCTCTACAAGGCCTACGGCAAGATCGGCACCGAGTCGGCCGACCCGACCATCGTCCACGATCCCTCGCGGCCGCTCGACTTCGACATGGGCAGCGCCGGCACCGGAGCCGGCACCGGCACCAGCGACCTGCTGGTCACCCTCGAGAAGGAGCGTCCCGCGCCGGCCGTCGAGGAAGAAGGCATCGAGCAATCGGACAACTCGCTGGTGCGCATGATCAACAGCATGATCGTGGACGCGCACCGCGAAGGCGTGTCGGACATCCACATCGAAAGCTATCCGGGCAAGGAAAAGACCCGCATCCGGTTTCGCCGCGATGGGCGGCTGCACACCCACCTGGAGCTGCCGGCCAGCTACCGC
This genomic window from Variovorax paradoxus contains:
- a CDS encoding alpha-amylase family glycosyl hydrolase yields the protein MRSRRNAGRAGLKLVLDFVPNHTSDQHPWFVQSRASRTSPKRDWYLWRDPAPDGGPPNNWLSNFGGPAWTFDEASGQYYCHSFLKEQPDLNWRNREVREAMYEVLRFWLRRGVDGFRIDVLYHLVKDDQFRDNPPNPSFQPGQDPSHQLLALYTTDRPEMQEIVAELRRVVDAFSDEASARVLIGELYLPLERLMAYYGLTSEGLLQGVQLPFNFQLIAAPWHAVEIDRIVRTYEAALPHGAAPNWVLGNHDKPRIASRVGQERARLAAMLLLTLRGTPTLYYGDEIGLTDVPIPPGEVQDPFEKNEPGKGLGRDPQRTPMQWSRAHAAGFTDGTPWLRLGGDWGMRNVESQLADPASMLQLYKRLIALRRHESALHEGSHEQLDAGADVLAYARTSGTRRLIVLLNFATAETRVDPELLPAEVVVLASTHTERTGTVAGELVLQPLEGVIVTH
- a CDS encoding alpha-amylase family protein is translated as MINDLWYKNAVVYCLSVGTFMDSNGDGCGDFEGLTRRLEYLHGLGVTTLWLMPFHPSPGRDDGYDVSDFYNVDPRFGTLGDFVEFTHSASRLGMRVLMDLVVNHTSDQHPWFQQAHKDRNSKYHNWYVWSDRKPPRYTDGVVFPGVQKSTWTFDKTARRWYFHRFYEFQPDLNTANPEVQAEILKIMGFWTQMGVSGFRMDAVPFVIGAKGARVVRPTEKFDMLRQFRELLQWRRGDAIILAEANVLPRTNMAYFGDEGERLHMMFNFPVNQNLFYAMAVGDSRPLAKALEATRARPATSQWGIFLRNHDELDLGRLRASQRQRVFAAFGPEKDMQLYDRGIRRRLAPMLGGNRRRLELAYSLMLTLPGTPVIRYGDEIGMGDDLSLPERNCARTPMQWSNERQGGFTTSSKPVLPVITGGAYGFEHVNVAAQRRDPDSMLNWMERVFRMRKEVPEIGWGDFEVIPNEERAVLVMRYEWRGNAAVFVHNLGDSPLEIKLGARTLGRHGGQLINLLSNAHSRANSKGKHCMLLEPYGYRWFRVGPLDYLLKREEM
- a CDS encoding sensor domain-containing diguanylate cyclase, with the protein product MNLPGLRNIRISLNTRLSLGVAAVVLAATFAIATVALQLVKTSMKASIESETFARLSAIANTVGQKFVSRRTLLETFADSVASNEFPDAAALQAFLERHPSLRKAFSNVAFFTADGDLIASLNGAQQPGRVNIKDRPYFQQTIASRAGVISEPYLNRLSGLAQIAMTEPVQDAAGHVRYVISGALNLNDRNILGELADVKFGETGYLFITSTEGVVIDHPRTERIINQTGLKGVGNPEIERPIEGYEGAAEGVNHAGVHGLYAFKRVQQTNWVLGSMYPSAEAFARVGAIERSAWIGTVVLAMFAGAIAMGLVRRQLRPLTHLHRHMLDVDNPALETAVPRTYPHDEIGDIARTFDTLMRQRKSSEKFLRDITDNLPAMVSHVDAQGRYTFVNASLCRKFDRGAAQLIGRTAQNIGDDEAVDAAVRRVLAGEAVSFESRGKAEHGDEDRYFQTELIPDRDQAGQIRGYYAMASDVTERKRIEFSLAHSEAQVRVIADNIPALVSHVDSSLRYTFVNAQIRALHTDKALIGQSMPEVRGPSDFAVVASAYEHALAGETVVIEKAGDPALGIGNRTFKAHYIPDRDADGVVQGVFAMTFDITDEVNIRKALTEQEKRLRDVTDSIPALVGYFDSKENCLFVNSRARRMAGLGDGPLDGVTLRSALGKAVHGQIRPYLPLVREGKSVRFPIQAPFDGKDGYFQVNLVADVDLQANKLVGFYLMTFNITALKRAELRQAESERRLRTITDNLPALITYIDRDEKITFANATYREWLGVEPAGILGRHLSEVAGPELYLSRKPMIAHALAGERVEFEAQTRTQGVDRTTRVSYVPDIGPDGSTRGIFSLSLDISALKAVERKLSDLARVDTLTGLANRLAFNEFLPGAIARAQRSGHALAVLFLDVDHFKTINDTLGHATGDGVLGEYARRLLASVRTTDTVARLAGDEFVVVLESVHTREAAVAVARKIVQQVGTAAFEVDGRSLKVTTSIGIAFHQAADAPVGAADLLARADAALYRAKAAGRNTFGFSD